Proteins encoded together in one Solanum lycopersicum chromosome 7, SLM_r2.1 window:
- the LOC101256789 gene encoding putative transcription factor bHLH041 isoform X2, protein MHPIQFSFNSITYVYTTICMGCSIGEIEFGMTSSPQVNLEMGMKNLFPEYFSTRLVLARPQTLLTNIDQNRPSPSSSFSLDSPGEYSSLLFNVATTSYVPDAFPEQTVRPVSTSAMPFHQQQPIQTLTQLRGIQFPGVETDDAALTRAYLAVMTSPSSSSSSHQSRENIDVPITDYHYQKSTAFRRFGPGLGRPSNVQIGTSRTIRRENILRRSIIFFRNLDMMRRKEQIQANQRALTSTQVHHMISERKRREKLNDSFQLLRSLLPPGTKKDKASVLASTTEYITCLKDQVEELSKKNEIMLNAQALDKSSMMKSNDVGDGNDERVVVEIIKNVSSESESRTVELQVSVRSGECNVLDLATRLLEFLKTQDNLSLQSVAANTRPSMVTHVSLTITIQGSEWDESGFEEAVKRVVDDLT, encoded by the exons ATGCATCCAATCCAGTTCAGCTTCAATTCTATTACGTACGTATAC ACAACTATATGTATGGGATGCAGCATAGGAGAAATTGAATTTGGAATGACTTCTAGCCCTCAA GTAAATTTGGAAATGGGGATGAAAAACTTATTTCCGGAATACTTCTCAACAAGATTAGTACTTGCTCGTCCTCAGACATTGCTGACAAATATTGATCAAAACAGACCATCGCCATCTTCATCATTCTCTCTCGATAGCCCAGGAGAATACTCATCGCTTCTATTCAATGTTGCAACTACATCTTACGTACCAGATGCCTTTCCAGAGCAGACCGTAAGACCAGTTTCTACCAGCGCGATGCCATTCCATCAACAACAACCTATTCAGACACTAACTCAACTCAGAGGCATTCAATTCCCTGGGGTAGAAACTGATGATGCTGCATTGACAAGAGCGTATCTTGCTGTTATGACTTcaccttcttcttcatcttcatctcaTCAATCGCGAGAAAATATTGATGTACCAATAACGGATTATCATTATCAAAAGTCCACTGCATTCAGAAGGTTTGGACCAGGTTTAGGTCGTCCTAGTAATGTGCAAATAGGCACATCCAGAACAATTCGTCGAGAAAACATATTGAGAAGATCAATTATATTCTTCAGGAATTTAGATATGATGAGAAGGAAAGAACAAATCCAGGCGAATCAGCGTGCCCTTACTAGCACTCAAGTTCATCATATGATTTCAGAAAGAAAAAGACGTGAAAAGCTTAACGATAGCTTTCAACTACTTAGATCTTTACTCCCTCCTGGTACAAAG AAGGACAAAGCATCTGTTCTTGCTAGTACAACAGAATACATAACTTGTTTGAAAGATCAAGTGGAAGAACTTAgcaaaaagaatgaaataatgCTGAATGCACAGGCGTTAGATAAATCATCGATGATGAAATCGAATGACGTTGGTGATGGAAATGATGAAAGGGTAGttgttgaaataataaaaaatgtaagtAGTGAATCAGAATCAAGAACAGTGGAATTGCAAGTTTCAGTAAGATCAGGAGAATGCAACGTGTTGGATTTGGCCACTCGTTTGCTCGAGTTCTTGAAAACTCAAGACAATTTAAGCTTACAGTCAGTAGCAGCAAACACTAGGCCATCCATGGTTACTCACGTAAGTTTGACAATTACAATTCAG GGTAGTGAATGGGACGAGTCTGGTTTCGAGGAAGCAGTGAAAAGGGTTGTTGATGACTTGACATAG
- the LOC101256789 gene encoding putative transcription factor bHLH041 isoform X1 — protein sequence MDSIFFLEEGDRTVFLLKIMESFGCTYICLWQYFQPSNTFMSLGGIYNGENVVAQRLFEEYKHSWLIMDNGRIPGLAFKNNVPYMELKFADLQSHASNPVQLQFYYEAGIKTTICMGCSIGEIEFGMTSSPQVNLEMGMKNLFPEYFSTRLVLARPQTLLTNIDQNRPSPSSSFSLDSPGEYSSLLFNVATTSYVPDAFPEQTVRPVSTSAMPFHQQQPIQTLTQLRGIQFPGVETDDAALTRAYLAVMTSPSSSSSSHQSRENIDVPITDYHYQKSTAFRRFGPGLGRPSNVQIGTSRTIRRENILRRSIIFFRNLDMMRRKEQIQANQRALTSTQVHHMISERKRREKLNDSFQLLRSLLPPGTKKDKASVLASTTEYITCLKDQVEELSKKNEIMLNAQALDKSSMMKSNDVGDGNDERVVVEIIKNVSSESESRTVELQVSVRSGECNVLDLATRLLEFLKTQDNLSLQSVAANTRPSMVTHVSLTITIQGSEWDESGFEEAVKRVVDDLT from the exons ATGGACTCCATCTTCTTTCTTGAAGAAGGAGACCGCACCGTCTTTCTATTAAAGATAATGGAGTCATTTGGTTGCACTTACATATGCCTTTGGCAATACTTTCAACCTTCCAA CACTTTCATGTCCTTGGGTGGAATCTACAATGGAGAAAATGTCGTTGCCCAGAGATTATTTGAAGAATATAAGCATTCATGGCTTATCATGGATAACGG CCGCATTCCAGGACTGGCCTTCAAGAACAATGTTCCTTATATGGAACTGAAGTTTGCTGATCTTCAATCTCATGCATCCAATCCAGTTCAGCTTCAATTCTATTAC GAAGCTGGAATAAAG ACAACTATATGTATGGGATGCAGCATAGGAGAAATTGAATTTGGAATGACTTCTAGCCCTCAA GTAAATTTGGAAATGGGGATGAAAAACTTATTTCCGGAATACTTCTCAACAAGATTAGTACTTGCTCGTCCTCAGACATTGCTGACAAATATTGATCAAAACAGACCATCGCCATCTTCATCATTCTCTCTCGATAGCCCAGGAGAATACTCATCGCTTCTATTCAATGTTGCAACTACATCTTACGTACCAGATGCCTTTCCAGAGCAGACCGTAAGACCAGTTTCTACCAGCGCGATGCCATTCCATCAACAACAACCTATTCAGACACTAACTCAACTCAGAGGCATTCAATTCCCTGGGGTAGAAACTGATGATGCTGCATTGACAAGAGCGTATCTTGCTGTTATGACTTcaccttcttcttcatcttcatctcaTCAATCGCGAGAAAATATTGATGTACCAATAACGGATTATCATTATCAAAAGTCCACTGCATTCAGAAGGTTTGGACCAGGTTTAGGTCGTCCTAGTAATGTGCAAATAGGCACATCCAGAACAATTCGTCGAGAAAACATATTGAGAAGATCAATTATATTCTTCAGGAATTTAGATATGATGAGAAGGAAAGAACAAATCCAGGCGAATCAGCGTGCCCTTACTAGCACTCAAGTTCATCATATGATTTCAGAAAGAAAAAGACGTGAAAAGCTTAACGATAGCTTTCAACTACTTAGATCTTTACTCCCTCCTGGTACAAAG AAGGACAAAGCATCTGTTCTTGCTAGTACAACAGAATACATAACTTGTTTGAAAGATCAAGTGGAAGAACTTAgcaaaaagaatgaaataatgCTGAATGCACAGGCGTTAGATAAATCATCGATGATGAAATCGAATGACGTTGGTGATGGAAATGATGAAAGGGTAGttgttgaaataataaaaaatgtaagtAGTGAATCAGAATCAAGAACAGTGGAATTGCAAGTTTCAGTAAGATCAGGAGAATGCAACGTGTTGGATTTGGCCACTCGTTTGCTCGAGTTCTTGAAAACTCAAGACAATTTAAGCTTACAGTCAGTAGCAGCAAACACTAGGCCATCCATGGTTACTCACGTAAGTTTGACAATTACAATTCAG GGTAGTGAATGGGACGAGTCTGGTTTCGAGGAAGCAGTGAAAAGGGTTGTTGATGACTTGACATAG